In the genome of Columba livia isolate bColLiv1 breed racing homer chromosome 1, bColLiv1.pat.W.v2, whole genome shotgun sequence, the window TATGGTAGGAGTTCCTCTTCTGGAGACAAGCTTTCCAATGAGGAATGACATCATCCTCCATGATGAGTCTGAAGTTTCAGCAATAGATGATGAGAGTCCTGCAAACCTCTCAGGTGAACTCAGACACCATCTGAATGGACTCATGTACTCTTTTTATCAGCAGAGCGTCATTCCTTCAGAGCCATCTCTCTGCCAAGAGGAGGCTGACAGGCAACACCAGTTGGTCTTTGATGACCAAAGCAAAGACCAAAGACAGTCAGTGCAGTCAGACCAAGGCTACATCTCTAGATGTTCTCCTCTGCCTCCTGATGACcttgtggaggaggaggaggaagaagaggaagaggaggatcaggaaggacaggcagTCTTCCATGAACTCTCTCCAGAGGTCCTGAACAGTCTAAAgagcctccagcagcagctaTTTCTCCAGGACATTCAGCGAAGCTCTGACTGGGGGTATCGAGTGGAGGTGATGGACATTGGCCAACCTTTGGAGGACTGTTAGGCTCTATCTTGGACCTGCTCCATTTGAAACACAGGGATGGAAGATGGTACCACACACAGTGCTGAAACTGCATTTCCAACACCATTCTCATCCTTGTATTGTAAATGACTCACTGGTGGGATCTTCCTGTCTGCTGCTAGGAGGCAGGGTTGCCCCACTGACTGGTAATGTTGCTTCCCATCTCTGTGGAGAGAAGCAACAAATATCAGCCACCCCCATGAAAGAGCAGGCAGTAGTTCTGTTCCTTGGGGAAATGTATCACATTGCATCCTTGCTGACGGATGGCAGAAAAACTAATGTGGCTCATCCACTTGTGCCTTCAAAATACTGGTTCTGTTGCACTGGGTAAAAGTCATGGCCAGAgtttttttgtaaaatagatttagaaaacatggcaaaatttgcattgccattttaaatattttgttgtaaATGCTATGTTAAAGATGTGTGCCTTAAACTTCAGCTACGTTATGGCTGTCTAAACTTCAGCTACTTTATGGTTGTCTCTACCTGGTTGATACATGTATCTggagattttttcttttgccactCTTTCATTCATTGGCAACTGCATTTTCATGGCCATTCAGAAATCAAGTGGAATAACTGAGCAGTTAAGTGGGATAAACTTCTAATTAGGGATGTCTTCATAACTCTCCCTACCTGGCTACTAGAAGATATGTTCTTGAAAACCAGCAATAGGAGGAAGCGGGGGCGAAAGGATAAAGGACCAAAAAATGGGATTTGAGTTTATTATACAATTATAAGCATCTGCAGTTGAGTACAGAATTACTGAATCAGGGGAGTCTGGTGTACTATATAACATgctactgttttcttttgaacaTCATAGCACCAAGAAGACTTGGACTGAAGATCTAGGTAGTTTCACACAATTTATGGAAATTAAAGACTcttttggaggggaaaaaagtgtaGCTTCAGCAGGTACCATTTTAGAGTGAATATTATAACTGAGTTGGGGAGAAATGGGTGTAAGATGTACTTACGTGGTTATAAACTTAAGCACAGGTAGTCCAGACTAACCATTGTGAAAGACTGAATAGACTAAGGGGTTTATCTTCCAGGAACAGTAATGGAAACTCTATCGTTtccagtgtttttaaaagattgGGCTTGGTGCCCTGTAACAAATGGTTCACTGCAAGTGATTGCATGTTGGCCCATGTGACTCTGCGTAGTGGACTAGTCAAGGCTATTTATCACGGCTTCTGCAGTCCAGCCCACTGGGTAACAGCTTGTGAGATGTAAAGACATCCAGGCCTTCTTCCTTTGTCCAGACAAGCTTGTCATCTTCCTGTCCTTCTAAGTTTACTTGTCAAAAAAATGTTAAGAGAATTTTActtcaactttttaaaaatctgatatcTCAGAAGATAATCTGTTCTTTCGACTTGCAACCAATATTgtattatgtatattttataattttatttgtttataacttgtgttttgttccttaaattaaaataatacttttggATATATTTACTCATGTCCTCAATTCTGCTTAACTCCTTATGTTAGTATTTCTTACAGAAATTCAAGGCAAAACTCAGAAACAGAACTGAACTGGTTGGCGAATACCAAAATGTTCCCGCAAAGCACTGTGCTGCTTGATACGGCTGAGGGCCCTCCTGTGTGGGAAGTGCATGCTCCTCCAAAATGGGTGTTAAAGAAGTGAAATGTTTGTAATTtctgtgcagggctggctggtGAGGCAAGACTGTTGAGTCAGGTTGCTTTCCCTGCAGCCAGATGCCCAGGAAGACTGAGAAGGGGCCAGTCCTTGCATGGATCCAACCTTAAGACTGGGCGCTACCTCCAGTTCCTGTGTGTATAGGACCTAACTCCGCAGGAGCTAAGCAagaggcagctgggatctcagTGCTTCTCCAGTGAGAACCCATTTCTCAGGTTATGTGAATAACTGTCATCTTGATGATCCCGTTTCTTAATGTTCCTTTTATCTTACAGCAATTAACATGTAAatctgagatatttttttttttcccatcagcCTTTTTCAAGTTGTATGAATTCCTGTAAATTGCTTAGATAGGGAGCTCAGAagtgtcatctggattttcttgCCTTAGTCATTCCCTTCTCAAATAACACCCTTGGTGTTACAGCTTTTagaatttgctttcatttgcaaGAAGTTTGTTTGAGGGAAAAATCCAGATACTATTTTAGCAATCCAACATGAGAAAATCAAGTAACTTTAATGCATCTGTTGGTCTCTGAATGCAAAATTGAATAGCCCATCAAGActcaaagaaggggaaaaaaaagagaaaagtcagTCACAagtttctaattttattttaacaatcttgctttttaaaaaatacaagttttgaTTAATGCCAGGGGGATGCCAAGTGTCCATTGGTCACAGGCCTTATCTCTGACTTCCGTTTCCTCTCCTGGGAGTAGTCATGTCTTTGTCATGATAGCAAACACAGCAATAAAATCCTAAATAGCTAAGTTGTGTTACAGGGCTTGTAACAGAATCCCAAGGGTTGTATGTCATAGTATGGCACAACTTTGTTTAGCAAAGTGATATTGACCTGGACCAGTAATTTAATGTTGGCAGAACACACAGTAGGTGTGTGAGGTGCATGGGGTGAGAGGTTGTTTGCACTTTAATGGTACCACTATCTATTTCTTCTGCAGATGGACCTATTGTGCAGCAGAGGGGTTTAAATGGAAGTTAGAGCTCAGAGTATTCCAAAGGAGGAGCAGGGTTATAAACAAGACATTGAAgagttttaaatgtttctttgtaGTAAGTAATTCAAGTGACAGCAGAGCTGCCCTTTTAGTTGCAAGGGGGCTTCTGTAGAGCCAACCACAAGAGCTTTACGCTCTCCAAACAGCACATTTACTAGCAACTAACAATTTACTAACTATGGCACTACAAAGAACCACTTTTTCTACAAAGGAATTCTATGAAACAGAAGCATTGTTTTGCAGGGTCATCTGTCCCAGGCAACATTTGCATCTATGCACAAATTCAAACTGTGATTTCAGTGTTAATGGTTTAAATATGCCATGGTTAGATAAGTTtcaaaaatgccattttctcGATAATGTCTTAAATGGAAAAAGGCACTTGCTGTTGAAACAGCAACTTTAGGTGCTATGAAGGGGTACTGAAATAAGACTTCTTAATAATTCTGCTGTGATACTTCTTGTGTCTCAGCTATTCTTACACTTCAGTGTATTAAGGATGTTCTTCTATGCACTTTGGTGCTATTGTGTACTTGGCTGTAGAAGCAGCAAAATGTAGTTGAGGGgcaatagctttttttttttccccttcacctTGTTTAGGCaaagttttgtggttttgtttttttttttgttgttcatctATACCTAGGTATAGGTATTTTATAGTTATTCTTTCTTGAATAATGCTGCAGTTCTTTCTGAGCTTTTACTCTGTTTAATGCTGAAAAGGGAAGGTGAAAGAGAACAAGTATCTGTACAACCGCAATATACCTGTAATTACACCTCCTTTGGCCAGGAACTTAGCATCCCCTCGGCACATCTCACATCACATAGGAAAAATTCACAGTACCAAGTTTTACAATCACAGTCACTCACAGCACCAAGATTGTCCAGACAAAAAGAAGTTACTGAAGAGAAAGGCCACTGGCCAAAGTTCACACAATTGCCCACCTAAGGGCttggattaaaaataaagcactggTGGGAAAGTTAAGCCTAGCCTTTCCTGACTCTCCATGTGGCACAGGGAGAGCAGCACATCACCCACCTTAGCTGCAGCTCTGAACAGGAGAGTGCTATTGCTCCTTCTTTTCTAGGGGTTTTTCTAACCCCTCAAAACTCACCAGCCACCCAAGAGCTGGGGGAGAAGAGCCTCATGGCACCCCGACTTCTGCCTGTGGGAGCTGGAAGTCACCAGACTGTAAACATTTTGTTGTAGCAGTCCCCTGCAGCAGGCAGTTGATCCCACTCTGTGAAAAGGGAGATGGGACAGAGGCTCAGTCCCACAGGAGCCTGAGCCCTGAAAGAGAGACTGGATGTATGTGCAGGAGAAGTCTGGGCTGCACCTGCAGTCCTGCTGATGGCTCTGGGTAGCGATTGTGCTTTACTTCCCCTTCCCAGCAGTACAGCCTGAAAAAAGGCTCAGAATGGGAAACTGGCACTTTCCTGATGAATGCAGCCTTGCCCagataacaaaataaaagcctggGAGGAGTAAAGTCCTTCCTCTGAGCATGGCCTCTGTGCTCCTGCTTCCATTTGACTGTTTTCAGGAGCAGCTGTAGCCAGACAGAAGAATGGATCTTAACCCCCACCAAACATTCATGGAGCTTAAAACCAAAGTAACCTCTCTTGGAAACACAAGTTAACATCTTCCCCACCCACCCTTAACCACATGCACATGGAGGGCAGGATGCTGGTACATGGGCTTTCtccatggctcctgcagcactgctttctgtgctgaaaagTGAGGTCCACCAAGCACAGAGCCCACCCCGAGCAGCGCAGATATCCTCTGCTGTTTGAGAGGGGGCAGTTGGCAGGCCTAGCCTCATCTCTGCTCTCTCAAAGAGGGAAGGGGGCCAGAGGAAACCTTTCCAGGCTTCCCAGGCTGTGTAAAGGAAGACCCTATGCTCTgcataaaagaaaaccaacactGAACCCATAAACATGCATATTCACAGAGAAATGAGAGTGCCAGCACTGGAGGGCTGCTGTCTGAAGCAAGCAGTAGGCTGCTGTAAACCCTGTTCTCACCAGAAATAAATGTCTTGGTGGTAGTGAAATGGGGTCTAAGCCCCTGGATTATGTCCATGCCTGATTCACATGTTTCTTTAGAGTGTGAAGTCAACTTAAGATGCAAAAGGTTGAAGCACAGAGGTAGACATTTTCAGCTCTGAGAAAGTGGTTCCTAGGCTTGAAATGACCAGATGGCCAACATGCTCCCAGAGGTTCCCCAGCTGGCACAACGAAGaccctctgcagctctgctgctgcaaaacagaGGCGGCAGCTTTGCAAGACCCAGTGAAACCAACATATGTTTCCTtctgtcctgcctgcatccTGAAGGCACAGTCTCTGCTGGTCAGATCCCTCTCACATCTCGTTGTGGTCAGCAGGAGTTCTAAAAGAAGGGGACAAAATCCACTGGTCCCTGTTgttgaagaggaaaaggaaaaactaaaCCTTTATGGTCACAAAGCAACACGATGTCCtgggggggagcgggagggaaAGAGTGGGACCCTCCAAACAGTGTGGAGAGGCAGAAGCACTAGAAGAAGACTTTTTGTGAAGGGCAGGTGCATTTTCTAGTGACAACCGTCTGCCGTAGGCTCCTGCAGGTAGTCAGGTTCGCAATGAGCTTCCGCTGCGGGATTTGCCCCGGGGAAACAGAAGAGGAGAGCGAGAGTCTGACAGGGGAGCCCGCGTCCCCTTCCCCTGCTCGGCCACGGCGGCGGGAACCTGAGCAGAAACGCAGAGAGACTCTGCCGGGAGCGGAGCCGGAGGCGGCGGCAGCCCCTCCGAGGGCGGCGGCCGGGAGGATGTCAGCCCTGGGCAGTGACCGCCAAGGCGTTCACGTACCCGTGGGGACCCACGTCGACGTCAGAGAGCCCGTGGGCCatgggggcggcggcggcgggggtggcggcggcggggccgtaCTTGGTGGGCGGCGGGGCGGTGGTGGGGCGGAGGAGGCAGCAGGTCTCCAGCGCCTCCAGGCCGCGGCAGGCCAGGAAGAAAAGATTCTTCAGCATGAAGAGGGAAAGCGGCTGCTGGTAGCgcaggagcaggaggcagcGGAGCGCCAGGAGCGGGGCGTCCAGCAGCCCGGCGGGCAGTAGGAGGTGGAGGGCGAGCCGCGCGGCACCAggggggcgggcggcgctgAGCTCGTAGAGCCACAGCACCGGCGAGGCCAAGCAGAGGAAGTAGACGGCGATGAGGAGGTAGCGCAGCGGGGCGGGCAGCGGCGCCGGCCGCCCAGGCTGCAGCACCAGCTCGAGCAGGGTGAAGCTGTCGAGTAGGTCGAGGCAGGTGGCGAggaaggcggcggcggcgcggtgCTGCGGAGGCGGCTGCGGCGGcaggagcagctgcccggcGCCCTCGGTGCCGATAGCCCGCAGCAGGCAGTACAGCAGCGGCGCGGAGAGCGCCAGGGTGATGCGGAAACCGGTGGTGCCCAGCGGCAGGCGCAGCTCGATCAGCTCCAGGATGGAGGTGCCCAGAATCAGCGCCGCCTTGGGCGTGAAAGCGATGGAGTAGATGAGCCAGGCGAGGTGCGCGTAGGCGAAGTCGCCGCCGCGGGGGgggcccccggccccgcggatCCCAGCCCCCCGGCCGCCGGGGGGACCGTGCAGCAGCAGCGggtgcggcggcggcggcccggggggcggcgggggccgctCCCGGCGGCGCGCCCGGCTGTTGCGGCAGAAGAAGATGCCCCAGCCGGCCGCCAGCACCAGGTCGGTGGCGATCCAGCTGCACCAGTATAGGTCGGTGACGGCGATCAGGTAGAGGTCCAGCAGCGCgccctgccccagcagcagcaccagggacagCGCCTGGAAGCCCCAGCGCcgccctcccgccgccccgccggtCCCCAGCAGcgtccccgccgccgccccgccgcccgctgccccgccgcccgccgccgccgccccgtaCAGCTCCGCCGCCGTCATGCTGCGGGCCGggctcccgccgccgctgctgctgctgctgctgctgcttgggagcggcgaggcggcggcgggcagcGAGGCGGTGAGCGGCGGCACCAGGGGCTTGCTGATGCTGATgctgtcctcctcctcttcctcctcctcctcctcctcggtgctgctgcgggggctgcgggggcggtGGGCCCGCGCCGAGCCCGAGCTCGACCCCGAGCCGCGCCGGCTGCCCCCGCTGCTGGAGCCCCCCGGGAAGAGGGGCTGCCGGTCGGCGGcgtgcggcagcggcggcggcggcggcggcggctggaAGGAGCCCGAGGAGGAGGAGACCGAGCGCTGGTTGGAGGCAGCGCGGTGCATGGTCCTCCCCGGCCCCCGAGCCGGCGCGCCGGGCCCGACGGCCGCGCCGCGGCCCCCGgcccgcccccggcccgcccccCGCACCCCGCGCCGCCGCACCGGCAGCGGCAGAGGTGGTGGCAGCGGCGATGGCAGTGGCGAGGAGAGCCCGAGCGGCGGGAgccggcggggcgcggcgggggaGGCCGGGGGCGGTGCCGAGCCGCAACCGCAGCAGCTGCCGGAGCCGGGGCGGGCGTCTCCGCTGGCGGCGGtgggtgggctgggggtggAGGAGCGGAGAGCGGCTGTGCGGTCgcggggggggaggagggaggcgagaaggggagagggagaagacGCCCCCCTCCCTGAGGCTGCGTTGGAGCCATTTCTCGGGGACCACAGTCCGGCTGCCGCCTGCGTCCCAGACCTCTGTGAATGGAGCCGGCCGGGCCCGGGAGAGTCACCCATGGACATAGTGCACCTCTTGAACTCACTCTGGAAAATCAGAAGTACTTCAGTCCACCCCAGTCACTGCAGGCTGACCAAGACGACAGCCAGTGGCCTGGTGCAGAGCCCAAGCAAAGCACTCACTTTGTAGTTCCTCCTGTGTGGCACAGCATGTTCGGCTGCCCATATTTTTGATCTGCTGTAAGTAAATGTAAATCAAAGCAACCGCCACCTGTTTCCTGAGTTCAGCCAAGCCACGTACTgaggcctctgcccagcttgcCATCATGGGGCAGTGCCTTTACATTGATACGAATAGCCCTAAAGTTTCTGTGTCCAATTAAAGCATCAGTCAGGGCCTTCAGTGACCTGCTAGCAATGTCCTCAAAATGAGTTTGGCTGTGTGGATCTGTCACAGCACCAGTGCTAGTGACTTGGCACGTCTTTCAAAGTGGCTGAGCGCTCCGCATCACCAGTCCCTCATTCCCACCTGTGCCCACCAGTGGTGAGCCAGTTGCTGCCTGTCAGTGGTGTGAAGCACACTGAACAAGCCATCTGTATGTCCAAACAATAAGCTGTGTTAACTACACTGTATGATAAAGACACAAAATAGCTTGTCTTTTGAGGGTGTTGCTAATCAACATATAGGGCTGAGCGAAACTCAGATGTTTAGTACTGGGAAAGGACATTCAGGACAGCGGTGACAACTGTCTAATACATGTTGGTGTCCCTGAGGACTCCTTCTTCAGTAAATGTCACTGGCTGCTCTTGACAACAAGGAGAAATTGATCTGGGGTACCAGGAGAATTCATGcttaaaactgaaacaaagaaatataataattgagaaagagaaggggagaACTTGGGGTTGATTGACATGAAGATCTCTTTAGACATATAGCAATAATCAAGAGGAAAAGCAGTGAAAGAAGAATCACAGCAAAAGCATTCTTGTCAGTAGAAGCTGGAGTAAGGGCACAcagataaatttattttctaaaagcgTGATCAAAACAGATTGCAGGGAGAGATAACTGGAGGCTAGGCAGGCTTTGACGTAGTTACTCGGGTAGCACGGTACTGAATTGGTACAACCTCTAAACTGGGGTAGCAACCCACAGGCATTCTCATGATGTCCCACACT includes:
- the TMEM121B gene encoding LOW QUALITY PROTEIN: transmembrane protein 121B (The sequence of the model RefSeq protein was modified relative to this genomic sequence to represent the inferred CDS: inserted 3 bases in 2 codons): MSMGDSPGPGRLHSQRSGTQAAAGLWSPRNGSNAASGRGASSPSPLLASLLPPRDRTAALRSSTPSPPTAASGDARPGSGSCCGCGSAPPPASPAAPRRLPPLGLSSPLPSPLPPPLPLPVRRRGVRGAGRGRAGGRGAAVGPGAPARGPGRTMHRAASNQRSVSSSSGSFQPPPPPPPLPHAADRQPLFPGGSSSGGSRRGSGSSSGSARAHRPRSPRSSTEEEEEEEEEEDSISISKPLVPPLTASLPAAASPLPSSSSSSSSGGGSPARSMTAAELYGAAAAGGGAAGGGAAAGTLLGTGGAAGGRRWGFQALSLVLLLGQGALLDLYLIAVTDLYWCSWIATDLVLAAGWGIFFCRNSRARRRERPPPPPGPPPPHPLLLHGPPGGRGAGIRGAGGPPRGGDFAYAHLAWLIYSIAFTPKAALILGTSILELIELRLPLGTTGFRITLALSAPLLYCLLRAIGTEGAGQLLLPPQPPPQHRAAAAFLATCLDLLDSFTLLELVLQPGRPAPLPAPLRYLLIAVYFLCLASPVLWLYELSAARPPGAARLALHLLLPAGLLDAPLLALRCLLLLRYQQPLSLFMLKNLFFLACRGLEALETCXASSAPPPPRRPPSTAPPPPPPPXAAPMAHGLSDVDVGPHGYVNALAVTAQG